The following are encoded together in the Pithys albifrons albifrons isolate INPA30051 chromosome 5, PitAlb_v1, whole genome shotgun sequence genome:
- the LOC139672638 gene encoding 5-hydroxytryptamine receptor 7-like, with protein sequence MLLRASPRRFLEHHLLFVESAEQQPPARESLPNPFMTEEPPAELDLPPSNLTNATDCGEEILLYGDTEKIVIGAVLSIIILMTIAGNGLVIISVCIVKKLRQPSNYLVVSLAAADLSVAFAVMPFVTITDLVGGEWLFGKVFCNVFIAMDVMCCTASIMTLCIISVDRYLGITRPLTYPVRQNGKLMAKMVFIVWLLSASITLPPLFGWAQNVTVERVCLISQDFGYTVYSTGVAFYIPMAVMLVMYSRIYKAAKDSAEKHRFMNLPKHYEEEGVYCLETSSRGHHSSRRTKAVEECATLSKLLRQDRKNISIFKREQKAARTLGIIVGAFTFCWLPFFLMSTARPFMCGVRCSCIPLRLERTLLWLGYANSLINPLIYAFFNRDLRTTFWNLLRCRYRNINRRLSAASMHEALKATERHECIL encoded by the exons ATGCTGCTGAGGGCCAGCcccaggaggttcctggagcACCACCTGCTCTTCGTGGAGAGcgcagagcagcagcccccgGCTCGGGAGTCGCTCCCGAATCCATTCATGACTGAGGAACCCCCAGCCGAGCTGGACCTGCCGCCCTCCAACCTCACCAACGCCACAGACTGCGGCGAGGAGATCCTGCTCTATGGGGACACCGAGAAGATCGTCATCGGGGCCGTGCTCTCCATCATCATCCTCATGACCATTGCCGGCAACGGGCTCGTCATCATCTCCGTGTGCATCGTCAAGAAGCTCCGGCAGCCCTCCAACTACCTGGTGGTGTCCCTGGCGGCCGCTGACCTGTCGGTGGCTTTTGCCGTCATGCCCTTTGTCACCATCACGGACCTGGTGGGGGGAGAGTGGCTCTTTGGGAAGGTTTTCTGCAACGTGTTCATCGCCATGGACGTTATGTGCTGCACGGCCTCCATCATGACCTTGTGCATCATCAGCGTGGACAG GTACCTGGGCATCACTCGGCCGCTGACGTACCCAGTGAGGCAGAATGGGAAGCTGATGGCCAAGATGGTCTTCATCGTTTGGCTCCTGTCCGCCTCCATCACCCTCCCTCCCCTGTTTGGCTGGGCCCAGAACGTCACAGTGGAGCGGGTGTGCCTCATCAGCCAGGACTTTGGCTACACCGTGTACTCCACAGGCGTGGCCTTCTACATCCCCATGGCCGTGATGCTCGTCATGTACAGCCGCATCTACAAGGCGGCCAAGGATAGCGCCGAGAAGCACCGCTTCATGAACCTCCCCAAGCACTATGAGGAGGAGGGAGTCTACTGCCTGGAGACCTCCAGCCGCGGCCACCACAGCTCCAGGCGGACCAAGGCGGTGGAGGAGTGCGCCACGCTCTCCAAGCTGCTGCGGCAGGACAGGAAGAACATCTCCATCTTCAAGCGGGAGCAGAAGGCGGCCAGGACCCTCGGGATTATCGTGGGGGCCTTCACGTTCTGCTGGCTGCccttcttcctgatgtccacgGCCCGGCCCTTCATGTGCGGCGTGCGCTGCAGCTGCATCCCCCTGCGGCTGGAGAGGACTCTGCTCTGGCTGGGCTACGCCAACTCCCTCATCAACCCCCTCATCTATGCCTTCTTCAACAGGGACTTGAGGACTACTTTCTGGAACCTCCTGAGGTGCAGGTACAGGAACATCAACAGGAGGCTCTCGGCCGCCAGCATGCACGAGGCTCTGAAAGCCACAGAGAGGCATGAGTGCATCCTGTAG